The following are encoded in a window of Geobacter metallireducens GS-15 genomic DNA:
- a CDS encoding F0F1 ATP synthase subunit A, which translates to MVHPLLFLQFFRKLLEPLHISEAGADAIAYTWLIIVFLLIVSLIATKALKAVPTGMQNFMEVVVGGIENMVEETMGEKGRPYFPLIATLALFVLVSNLIGLIPGFFPPTANLNTTAACAIIVFLSTHVVGIKKHGFHYLQHFMGPIWWLAPLMFFIEIIGHLSRPLSLSLRLFGNMNGHELVLMIFFALAPFLVPLPMMLMGVLVSFIQAFVFMLLAMIYIQGSLEEAH; encoded by the coding sequence ATGGTTCATCCGCTGCTGTTCCTGCAGTTCTTCAGAAAGCTCCTCGAACCGCTCCACATTTCGGAAGCGGGAGCTGACGCCATTGCATACACATGGCTCATTATCGTATTCCTGCTAATCGTTTCGCTTATTGCCACCAAAGCGCTCAAAGCCGTTCCCACAGGAATGCAAAACTTCATGGAAGTGGTGGTCGGCGGCATCGAGAATATGGTGGAAGAAACCATGGGAGAGAAAGGACGGCCCTACTTTCCGCTCATAGCCACCCTTGCCCTCTTCGTTCTCGTATCGAACCTCATCGGCCTCATTCCCGGGTTCTTCCCGCCAACTGCAAACCTGAATACGACCGCGGCGTGCGCAATTATCGTGTTCCTCTCGACCCACGTGGTCGGGATCAAGAAACACGGATTCCATTACCTTCAGCACTTCATGGGCCCGATCTGGTGGTTGGCACCGCTCATGTTCTTCATTGAGATCATCGGCCACCTGAGCCGTCCCCTTTCTCTCTCACTGCGTCTTTTCGGCAACATGAACGGCCACGAACTCGTTCTCATGATCTTCTTCGCCTTGGCGCCGTTCCTCGTGCCGCTGCCGATGATGCTGATGGGGGTTCTCGTATCCTTTATCCAGGCGTTCGTATTCATGCTTCTCGCCATGATTTATATTCAGGGCTCTCTCGAAGAGGCTCACTAA
- the atpE gene encoding ATP synthase F0 subunit C translates to MDFLTMCMLAAGFGMAIGAFGTGIGQGLAVKSAVEGVSRNPGASGKILTTMMIGLAMIESLAIYVLVVCLIILFANPYKDVAIKLAETVAK, encoded by the coding sequence ATGGATTTTCTTACGATGTGCATGCTCGCAGCTGGTTTCGGTATGGCTATCGGTGCGTTCGGTACCGGTATCGGCCAAGGTCTCGCGGTAAAGAGCGCCGTTGAAGGCGTTTCCCGCAATCCGGGTGCTTCCGGCAAGATCCTGACCACCATGATGATCGGTCTGGCCATGATCGAGTCTCTGGCCATCTACGTTCTCGTCGTGTGCCTCATCATCCTGTTCGCCAACCCCTACAAGGACGTTGCGATCAAGCTTGCCGAGACCGTCGCGAAGTAA
- a CDS encoding leucyl aminopeptidase — protein sequence MNARVVLHDALLYPCPLLVLGCYEDRFSENTLLGSVDDALGRGLSAIREAGEFTGKLNRTKLIHTLGRLPAERLLLVGLGQRDAVTPERVRQAAGSAVKAVRATGVVRFATILHRSADSVPGSLEASLEGYLLGGYGFDIYKTTKNDEGTVEEMAVLVDEEGELASTERAVSERTTVCDAVSFVRDLVSHPCNVATPAYLADRAIEMAGRLGVACRVLEREDMERLSMEGILSVAKGSHHSPRFIILEYLAGDPKKRPVVLVGKGVTFDSGGISLKPREGMERMKDDMAGAAAVMGTISAVSGLRMPVNVVGLIPVAENMPGGGAYRPGDVVRTMSGQTVEIVNTDAEGRMLLCDALYYAQRYRPAALIDLATLTGACLVALGTVATAVMGNDSTLIRALTTSGEATGERLWELPVWDEYGELMKSDIADMKNAGGPHAGTISAAWFLQRYVGKAKWAHLDIAGTAWEEKGKPYLPKGATGVGVRLLVEYLQRTFG from the coding sequence ATGAATGCTCGGGTTGTTTTGCATGATGCCCTGCTCTACCCCTGCCCGCTGCTTGTTCTGGGCTGCTACGAAGACCGATTCAGTGAGAACACCCTTCTGGGTTCCGTTGACGATGCATTGGGGCGAGGTCTGTCTGCCATCCGTGAGGCTGGAGAATTTACCGGCAAACTCAACAGGACCAAGCTCATCCACACCCTTGGCCGTCTCCCTGCGGAACGGCTTCTCCTTGTCGGGCTGGGCCAGCGGGATGCGGTTACTCCCGAGCGGGTTCGCCAGGCGGCGGGGAGTGCGGTGAAGGCAGTCCGTGCCACCGGTGTGGTGCGCTTCGCTACCATCTTGCACCGTTCGGCTGATTCCGTGCCTGGATCACTGGAAGCCTCACTGGAAGGTTATCTTCTTGGCGGTTACGGTTTCGATATCTACAAGACTACGAAAAATGACGAAGGCACCGTTGAGGAGATGGCCGTCCTTGTGGACGAGGAAGGCGAACTGGCATCGACCGAGCGCGCGGTGAGCGAGCGCACGACGGTCTGTGATGCGGTAAGCTTTGTCCGCGATCTGGTTTCCCATCCCTGCAACGTGGCGACCCCCGCATATCTCGCCGACCGAGCCATCGAAATGGCAGGGCGACTCGGCGTCGCCTGTCGCGTGCTCGAGCGCGAGGATATGGAGCGGCTTTCCATGGAGGGAATCCTGTCCGTGGCCAAGGGATCCCATCACTCGCCCCGGTTCATCATTCTCGAATATCTGGCGGGAGACCCCAAGAAACGTCCCGTTGTTCTCGTCGGGAAAGGAGTGACGTTCGACTCGGGGGGGATATCCCTCAAGCCGCGGGAGGGGATGGAGAGGATGAAGGACGACATGGCGGGAGCCGCGGCGGTAATGGGTACCATCAGTGCTGTGTCCGGGCTCCGGATGCCGGTCAACGTTGTCGGCCTCATCCCTGTAGCGGAAAATATGCCCGGCGGTGGCGCCTATAGGCCTGGCGATGTGGTGCGTACGATGTCAGGGCAAACGGTGGAGATTGTCAACACAGATGCGGAGGGGAGGATGCTCCTCTGTGACGCCCTTTATTACGCGCAACGCTATCGTCCCGCCGCTCTCATCGACCTGGCTACCCTCACGGGGGCCTGTCTCGTGGCCCTTGGCACTGTCGCAACAGCGGTCATGGGAAACGATTCGACGCTCATCCGCGCGCTTACGACTTCAGGCGAAGCCACGGGGGAGCGGCTCTGGGAGCTTCCCGTCTGGGACGAGTACGGAGAACTCATGAAAAGCGACATCGCCGACATGAAAAATGCCGGGGGACCCCATGCCGGCACCATCTCTGCGGCATGGTTTCTCCAACGCTATGTGGGGAAGGCGAAATGGGCCCACCTCGACATCGCGGGCACCGCGTGGGAGGAGAAGGGGAAGCCTTACCTCCCCAAGGGGGCGACCGGTGTCGGCGTGAGGCTCCTGGTGGAATATCTGCAGAGAACCTTTGGCTGA
- a CDS encoding DegQ family serine endoprotease, with protein MKLSSLRFFKEIVFAACLAVLAVGESPAKVLTPDFVDLAEKLKPTVVNISTTKTLTPQFRMRRQPSPFPDPFQDFFEHFFEEMPRRPQRERSLGSGFIISKQGFIITNNHVIAGADEIKVRLSDGREFKAEVKGSDEKLDLALIKIDAKENLPVAELGDSAQIKVGEWVMAIGNPFGLAQTVTAGIVSATGRVIGSGPYDDFIQTDASINPGNSGGPLFNAEGKVIGINTAIVAGGQGIGFAIPVNMAKDVLPQLEEKGKVTRGWLGVTMQPMSPELAKSFGLEGEKGALITDVVKDGPAANAGLRSGDIILEFDGKKINEMSELPRLVAAEPIGKAVKIKVLREGKPREFTVSVGRLAESGDENNQKTAGDAFGLSARELTKDLAARLGLKESRGVVVTGVKQGSIAELGGFQSGDIILEIGDKAVATVMDYEKLIKEYGKGDVVRFLLRRGDSNYYLALRIE; from the coding sequence ATGAAACTGTCTTCACTGCGGTTTTTTAAAGAGATTGTCTTCGCTGCCTGTCTCGCAGTGCTTGCGGTGGGAGAATCCCCTGCAAAGGTTTTGACGCCCGATTTCGTCGATCTCGCTGAGAAGCTCAAGCCTACGGTCGTCAACATTAGTACCACGAAGACGTTAACGCCCCAGTTCCGAATGCGGCGCCAGCCATCTCCATTCCCCGACCCGTTTCAGGACTTTTTCGAGCATTTTTTCGAGGAAATGCCCCGCCGCCCCCAGCGTGAGCGGAGTCTCGGATCGGGCTTCATCATCAGCAAGCAGGGGTTCATCATTACCAATAATCACGTCATTGCCGGGGCTGACGAGATCAAGGTCCGCCTCTCCGACGGCCGTGAATTCAAGGCGGAGGTCAAAGGCTCCGATGAGAAGCTCGATTTAGCTCTTATCAAGATTGATGCCAAAGAGAATCTCCCCGTGGCTGAACTGGGGGACAGCGCCCAGATCAAGGTGGGGGAATGGGTCATGGCCATCGGCAACCCCTTCGGCCTGGCTCAGACTGTTACCGCAGGGATTGTCAGCGCGACGGGGCGCGTTATCGGCAGCGGCCCCTATGACGACTTCATCCAGACTGATGCCTCCATCAATCCGGGGAATTCCGGTGGTCCCCTCTTCAACGCCGAAGGGAAGGTCATAGGGATCAACACCGCCATTGTGGCTGGCGGACAGGGGATCGGCTTTGCCATTCCGGTCAATATGGCCAAAGATGTTCTTCCCCAGCTCGAAGAGAAAGGGAAGGTGACGAGGGGATGGCTTGGCGTTACCATGCAGCCGATGTCACCGGAGTTGGCCAAGTCGTTCGGCCTCGAAGGTGAAAAAGGAGCCCTCATCACGGATGTTGTCAAGGACGGGCCGGCGGCCAACGCGGGGCTCAGGAGCGGCGACATAATTCTGGAGTTCGATGGGAAAAAGATCAATGAGATGAGCGAGCTGCCGCGGCTGGTGGCTGCCGAGCCCATTGGCAAGGCTGTCAAAATCAAGGTTCTCCGGGAGGGGAAACCCCGGGAATTCACCGTTTCTGTCGGCCGGCTTGCCGAGTCGGGCGACGAGAACAACCAGAAGACCGCCGGTGATGCGTTCGGCCTCTCTGCCCGGGAACTGACCAAGGATCTCGCTGCACGGTTGGGGCTGAAGGAGTCCCGGGGGGTGGTCGTCACCGGTGTGAAGCAGGGGAGCATTGCCGAGCTCGGAGGCTTCCAGTCAGGGGACATAATACTCGAGATTGGCGACAAGGCGGTTGCGACTGTTATGGATTACGAGAAGCTGATCAAGGAATACGGGAAGGGTGATGTTGTCCGCTTCCTGTTGCGTCGTGGAGACTCCAACTACTATCTGGCTTTGCGAATAGAATAG